The following is a genomic window from Miscanthus floridulus cultivar M001 chromosome 14, ASM1932011v1, whole genome shotgun sequence.
tgaggtacataagagatgggagggcgATTGGGCTGCCTGTGCATCACCatgaaggcaaaacctcagggatggggtgcacaggccgaaaagtacgcaccgatgtggcaaaccgaacggtgcaagaagctcattacaacatccttcatcagttagtgagcatggagaaatacattgaaaagcacctggaagagatccgcgccaCTAATGACAGACAGCGCATGGAGGCATGGGtctagaaccatcacaagagcaatttcatagagtggctcaaagagcaacacatacctcttgaaggatgccctgatgaagatacggagaccgttaagaggcttgtgttaggcccatccagccaaatcaccacgtggcaagggtatgacgtccagggctacaggttccacatgaaagacaaggacaagaagagctcggcacagaactgcggtgtttgatacgagggcgaagaagagtccatgggccagaggaggcaatactatgggcaagtcgaagaaatatgggaacttgactacggccaaaacctacgcataaccgtcttccgttgctagtgggtcaaaccgaatgcggttgcagtggacagttatgggctaaccaccgtggacctcaaaagtatcggctacaaagatgacccgtgggtactagcaaccaatgtcgcgcaagtggcctactatatatatgcagaggacccaaaaaggcatgtggttgtgttcggaaagcagcggattgtgggagctgatggggtgcagagtcccaaacaatacaacaactacgcagagctcgagctttttaccgatcatccaaagaagatcaaggccgtcgaggaccgattcaacaagtccaggatgatgccgtgggcccgccccgacggtgagaagaggacggtgaaagcacctgcaccaaaatgatatatgtatcccagagacatatatgtaataatatagctcgatctattgaagacaagttttgtaacttattattaatatcatggaaccatactTCGATTAATATCATGGATTTCTGTTGCTGCCTGTGATGCCAGACTTCAATTTGATTGAGCTGTCTTGCTGGCTGCTGTCTTGCTGACTAAATTTGATTGAGCTGTCTTGCTGGCTACTGTCTTGCTGGCTGTTGTCTTGCTGACTAAATTGAGCAGTTCCTctactactcttactcttactgactaaatttgattgagctgtgatgggggtttattgctgcctatgatgccaaacaaacttttgagctgtacagctcttactctactcctcttactctactctactctactctcacctcctctagtcttctactctatcttgatggccgaaggagttagccctttggggccgaattttgaaactatcttgatggcttttgtttggtatttgcaatgatgattcttttcacacttctaagctgaggtagtggcatatgcaatgatgtgaacccttttatgctgaggcagcggcgatgatgatcgagtgcccccgctaaactaggatggcttgtataccagatacaagcaaccagtttaaaagcgatgtgatgacaatggagcaaatctgagccaactactactactttactactctagtactactctaccttactactctagtactactctactttactactctataactgtgtctatacaactgaaatatgtattcattgtagctttccaatggcggaggaaccgataagcgaatggcgcgaccctacccctagtgcatcatcatcaactagcctcgagagccaagtgtccatgaccccgaggccaacaaagaaatgTCGTACAAAGGAggaagatgatccgacctaccaaccgagggacgacaaagttgaaagtgcgcggtctccaaaccctgaacagatgtcggtggtgcctcgagaattgaatttcaaggaggaacaagtcagggacaaagaaccccctgctccatctccaaccacttcaggcaagtctaggggtcagaggacaaagctgagaaggggggaacacgggaggcaccggagggaaacccacggcgaagtccatgtgatccatgaggtgggaccagagggaaacccattGTCGCCACCcatggtccttgccaagttcagcaaccaagtggcatgtatagtcaaggacaaggtggagatcacttgggaggagtggaacaatgtcccgatcgactacaagacacatatctagggtgaggtgacgaggagcttccattatcccgaggacgtcgatctgaacaagtgcagggagtgggtcatgcacgtggtaggaagagcctttagaaacttcaagtccatgctaaccaggtactacctgaagctaggcaagtcaccctatgtcaaatacactatggtgaaggaacatcactgggaagagttctgcaaacaaagaacaatagaagaagcaaaggcaaagagcgccaagttcagcgcactcacaaagaagaacctgcacccccaccacttgggcatgactgggtttgctggtaagaggccccagtggtgggaggaagaaagggctagagctgccgccgggcttcccgatccgtacgacggtgtagacttgagggctaaggacttcatctatgcccgcaagccgaagaagctcaaggagggcgcgagcaagttcaatgagcccaagttcgaggaggtggagagggctcttatcaaggccgctaaatccaaggacagcttcgaggttcgcaggggccaggacttgctgaccctggcgctgggaaccccGGAGCACCGTGGCTGTgtccgtggcatgtcgtcgaagatgagctggaactcagtggagtcatggcaattcgacgctgccacataccggtcaaggcagaggtacaaggagggcatctttcagaagggctatgatcaaggcgtggccgaaatgatcagccAGTCCATAAAAGAAGCTTTCAcaagcaatgacccagatatggtgtcgatgaggtcatagatgcttcgccaggctggcatggccgtgcctcaagttccacaagggcagacacaagggcagccactgtcgatgatcgaggatcgcccaaggcaccccgtcgacgacatccgGGAACCCATGCGCGTCCACCTCACGATCTCGTTCGGTAGGgcaaaaaagttgaccgtgggtgagggttacatgcaccccaaagaagatatcaaataTTTCAACCAAGActagatccctgccaactatgctgccgtgatacttacatggtatgcgaccgaatacgaagaatttgaaatggaatatccaactgcagaaggggtaacgatccttggagctgccatgggttccgaagtcctgtggaacaaggacgacatagagatcattctctcgacgccgacttctacgccgatggcgacaccagcatcacaaccatccattGCCGGACCTTGTTCCCtcgatgatccggatcacggcgatggcgatgacgaaggcaatggtggggatgacaagggaaggaactcaccccgaggcacaagccctcaccctcgttctcctcctccaacaacaagtccacctccacctcccggcagtccgtctaagggcacgagcaaaggaccgggaggcatggAGGAatcgggggcaaagacaccgcctgctgccattgcgagcacaagccactgtcctccaccgccggcgaagactaaaggcgaccaagggcagctcacatactcacttgagtttgaaaggtatggtagcggcgagcataatttgctaataacttttctttgccataatatggtactaacatttctatcccaggccgagatcacctttccatctatttcctgaatcggatgactgccccggccattacgagcatgggaagttcatgataaccaaggcccagctcgtcgatgaggaaaggtgggagacaaggaggtttcatctctggtacatggaagcggcaaaagctggcctgcatggttttctagtcaaggttgtggcggagtacttccacttgcccgacaacgatgtagaactccccgtggttttccacgacatgtacagactactgcgggaacaagaccttgacatcgcccaagtcaccttgttctctatgtaagtgatgaattgcgagtttcacatatcacctgcctttgaatcggtcaagactacttatatatgccacgatggcttgtccttgtaggttgatggcctatatattcaaggaactaaaacttgatgttatctatctatctccaatgcatattgctcaaagaatcatcattggttacaatcatccaaccatgaaagacttgaccaagcgataGAGAGAGgtgcacaggaagaaactgatggacaatgagaagttgaacatttcaaggtacatactaggagcaatgaagaagatcaggggaaatgggtgtatcctagctgcctaccactttgggtaagtcgaagacatgcctgtagagataagtgggtagctagctagtattattatttctcgtcgtaacctgtattttgtttcaatggcgcagccaaggcctcgagggtcactgggttgcatttatcatctaccctcaggatggcagggcctgcgtatttgattcgttgacagtgccaaacttaaaagggtacaaggcctttgaagattgcctcagagtgtaagtgactgaactgtcttctcatatgcgttctaatgccctgcctaatactagtacatttcgtatagtgcttataaggagtacgtgaaggatcctgaatgctatgatcgaagaacagagaattttaaggctaagcataagaaccgcatcaaaatcagatgcaactttccggtaagtatttgaaaggtttaattgtgctttccgttcatatgcgttctaacgcctgtgttgtaatgcttgtgtatcgatcatgcagtgtgccaaacaaccggtaggatcacaaacctgtggcttctacgcctgTGAGTTCTTAAGGacgtgcaagcagtacagcagcagttggagggtgctcaagaatggattgaactagtggagagacgtgcagagcacccaacactccttcaagcagacaaaggcggacatatgtaagtttgtcttagacaaatgcgtgcttgaagggggcacgttcttcaatgagaacagcccgctagcgattttaccggagtacgagaggctgaggaaatgaccCACGATGATACATCCGCAGGATTACtccttagcgcatgtataacgactttaatatgtaaatgtaatgaattaacgatgacaagaatgactaagtgaatgtatatatatgtatattatctcatgtgtaatgcctgcatactttttaagtttaatctgtgaaatctggatgtgatttgaatttgaatttatatgcctgctgtatttttttttaattcaggaaataatttaccgaggcgggcaaataataaagcccgccacggctaatgaacataaccgcggcgggccacaaaaGGTGTCCGCCGCAGTAAAATAATTTACCACTGCGGatggtgtaacgtgcccgccgtggtaaaagtatatttaccgcggcgggcacgttacaccgcccgccacggtaaatcggttaaccgcggcgggcaaagccgcccgccgcggttaagccacgatttaccgtggcctctaggccgcggcggacggctttgcccgccgcaggaaaccgaaaacgtccgcctccagtaaagtttgtgtagtagtggcctGCCTATGCAGGACCTCCCGCCACCCTTCCGCATCAGGCGGTGAGATGCGCCTGTGGACATGTTTGGTTGGGCGATAGAGTCGTGGAGATTACATCTATTGAATAAAGAAGATATATTGGATAAAAATTGCTTGTACATGGTCGGACCAACGTGCACCATGTTCTGGCCGGCCCCCACTCGTTTTGGAACCTTTATAAGCTTGGCGGTAGCCAGGCACTCCACTGCCTTAGCCGTTGTACTTCACGCGTCTTTCTTCTCTTCTCAACCCATTCGAAGAAGAAGAGCACGCACCACTGCGGCCCTGGATTTTCCATCTCTGCAACACTCTTTTTCTTCACTCCCAGCCTGGATAGTGTAGCGAGACTACATAAACATGGCAGATGTAGAAGACTCCAGCCCTCCTGTCGATCCTTCTCGAGGATGCAGCAGCAAGCCATTGAGAACCATCTTACATGTTGTAATGGTAACTACCCTATTCTTTGTGATCATGTTTGCCTACATATATCTTTATCGCAGCGCCGGCTACAATTACGGTGATACTTATAGAACGGCATCGCGGGTCATTCAGTTAATAGCCTACCTTGCCCTTGTCTTCCTATACATCTACAACTCCTCTGGTCGGAAGAAGAAAGTTTTCTCCGCTGGACTTCTTGCCCTTGCTCTCCTTGTCTTCCTACTCAGATGGTTTGCCCACATCGATATTCGCACCGATCTCATTTTCGGGGCCAACATCGTGGCTATATGCTCGTACTGCATCTGGAAGCTTTATCCGTGGATCCGACGATGGCTCGATGCTCTTGATGCCCACACGGAGACAGAGCCACGTGAACCGGcacggcaacaagaagcggcgtTGCTTCAGCTCCAAGTCCAACAGACCCCATTTCGCATAAGAGACATGCCGAAGGAATTCTCGAGCGACGAAATCCACTCCATGACGCAGGACTTCGGAAGCATGATAGGGCGCGGCGGCTCCGCCCAGGTCTTCCGAGGGAACCTCGACGACGGCACGCCCGTCGCCGTCAAGCGGGTCAACATCGACAGGGGGCGCACCGTGGCCGGCGAGGAGGACTTCCGGAGAGAGCTCTCCATCATCGCCAACGTGCACCACCGCAGCCTGGTGCGCCTCCTCGGCTACTGCCTCCAGCGCGAGGGCGGACTCTACCTGGTCTACCCCTTCTTCGAGAACGGCTCGCTCGACAGGTGGATCTTCCACGGCAGCGACGAGCAGCGCCGGCAGCTGACGTGGCCCAAGCGGCTATGTATCGCCGTCGACGTGGCCCGGGCGCTCGCGTACCTCCACAACGAGTGCCACTGGCGGATCCTGCACCTCGACGTCAAGCCAGGGAACATCCTCCTCGACGGCAACCTCTGCGCGCACGTCTCCGACTTCGGCATCTCCCTCTCCATCACCCGGGGTCTGACCAGCGTCGTCGACACGGAGCACCTCAAGGGCACCTTCGGGTACATGGCACCGGAGATGCTCTACAACGCGGTGTCCCACAAGTCCGACGTGTTCAGCTACGGCATGACGCTCCTCGAGCTCGTTGGTGGCCGCCGGAACATGTATCCCTCGTTGGAGACGCCAGACTTCACGCGCGACTACTTCCCGTACATCGTGCGGGAGAAGGTGGCGCGAGGCGAGGTCTTGGGCGCTGTGGACGCGGCCATAGAGCCCGTGGACGACGAGGAGGCGGTGAAGGCTGTGCTCAAGGTGGCGCTCTGCTGCATCCAGAACCAGCGAGAGATGAGGCCCAGCATGCAGACTGTTGTGGATATGCTTGAAGGCCGGGTCGCCGTTGAGCTCCCGCCGGAGAGCCGCCATCATCTGCTCTGAATTTCTCGGAGCcactttttttttgtgtgtgtgtcaaTTTATATATAACTATAGTACTGTACTAACAATGGAGACCCTTATTTTCCTTAAGACCATACGTTCCGTGGTTGGCGTCTGGCGACGATCTgtatttcaaattttcaattgaATGTATCAAATTTGACTCTAACTGCCGGACGGACTACACTACAAGAAGAATCAACACTTACCTTTCTTTTTTCCCCGGCTGCCGTATCGTACAGCAGTGTCCGCCATCATCCCTACTCTAATGGCCAGTGGGCTGGTGACTGGTCAGCGAGGCAGTGATGGCGATGGCCGACGGCACGGATGACGGATGTCTCGGCGGACTGCGCCAGTGCGCCGCCGAAGCCTGGGAATATCAACGAGGCAGGCAAAGGGTGCCGAAGGGGCCAGACTGTTCGACCTCCACTAATCTAATTCAACTCGGGCTTCTCTATTGCTATAAGGCCTAGGCGTGGCCCAAACCGAAGGCAGGAAACGTCTCGAACAGAACGCTGCACAGGAAGAGGCGGAAAGCAGAGTCCGACGCATGGGGGTAGAGGAGTCTCGCCGGCGGGGACGGCCGCCAGGGCTTGCCATATTGGTGGATCCGCCCCGGATGATGACTAGCTACACTACAATCGATATCCACGAGACTATCTCACCTAACCAATATCTGCTAGGGTCTGAGTCTCTTTGACAGAGCTCCTAGAGCAGGAATATCAATATCCACGACTCTATCTCGCCTAACCAATTTAGACTCTATTTAACAGAGCTCTCAGAGCAGCTTCCAAGCTGATTTTAGAACGAGCTCtaccaaataattttttttacataCAAGTGATTCTGTGCTAATTTTGTGACGTGATTCACTGAAATGAATTAGGAAGCAGAGACCTGAAAACGTACATCTCAGTAAAGGGTAAGAAAAGATCCAGAAATCAGTTATAGAAAGAGAGAAGTAAAAGATAAGTGAAAACTGAgaaagaggagagagaaaacaCTACCGCTAGCGCGGAGAACAACTGCCGTAGTCCATGATTCGGATAGTAGTAAAAGAAAGAGTGAAAGAGAAAAATAAGTGAAAATTGAGAAAGAGGTAAAAATAAAAACACTACAGCCAAGCTCTGCGACTCAACTTTGACAACCGCGAAGAGGGTTCAAGTCTCCTGGCAGTTTTTCCGAGGTCCAAGTTGTACAGACCGGTTGTCCTGGTCAATTCCAAGTTATACATACTTTTTCGATAATGATCCTACGAGGACGTAACAATCTAATTTTGTGACATGATTCACTTAAATGAATTAGGAAGCAGGGACCTGAAAACGTACATCTCAGTAAAGGGTAAGAAAAGATCCAAAAATCAGTTATAGAAAGAGAGAAGTAAAAGATAAGTGAAGACTGAGAAAGAGGAGAGAAAAAACACTACCGATAGCGCGGAGAACAACTGCCGTCGTCCATGATTCGGATAGTAGTAAAAGAAAGAGTGAAAGAGAAAAATAAGTGAAAATTGAGAAAGAGGTAAAAATAAAACACTACAGCCTAGCTCTGCGACTCAACTTTGACAACCGCGAAGAGGGTTCAAGTCTCCTGGCAGTTTTTCCGAGATCCAAGTTGTACAGACCGGTTGTCCTGGTCAATTCCAAGTTATACATACTTTTTCGATAATGATCCTACGAGGACGTCCATCCCCAAACTCGGCCTGTGACCCCCCACTCCATTCCACGACCGCCCCGCTCCTACACGCCCACCACTCCCATCCCGCAACCGCCCTGCTCCACCCGCCGCTCGCTGTCGCCCGCGCCACGCCGTGCTCGGAACCTGCTAGCGCCCCGGGACCGGATgccgcgcccgcccccgcgcgctccctccctctcccctccACGACCTCCATTGCGACCCACGCTCCCCAGCGACCCGGCTCCCGCTCCCCccaccggagacgaggacgacggcggcggcaccgACGAGGTAGGTCgttcctcctctggatctgagccctcctcctactcctctggatctgagccctcctcctgctcctttggatctgagccctcctcctcctccttctcgtcctcctcctctggatctgagggatGCAACGGTGGCTAGGGTTGTTCCAGCGACCTCTGTGGTCCTATTCCCTCCTCCCTCCGGCGAGCTCCAAGGTGATGGGCCAGGGGTTGGAGCAGCCTGCACCTCTGAACCATCCCCTTACTGTTTTGTACGACTTTTTTTTGCTGTTTCTCTGTGTTGCAAGGGGGATTTTTGGATGTTGCGATAGATGATTTTCGTATGTTGTAATAGGCGATTTCATGTGCTGCAGAAAGAGAGTTCTAATGTTGAGATTGTTGTAATAGGGGATTTTAATTGTTGAAATTACCTTTTCCAAATGTTGCAGCACTAAAAGGTGATTTTTGAGATGTTTCCATTCCCATGTTTCATGGTTGACATTGTGACGTTGCAGTACTACTGTTTCAAATGTTGCATTATAATTTTTTCAATGTTGCTATATAATTTCCTATGTTGGAGTACATTTTTTCGACATTGCACTACATTGTTTTGTGATGTTACAGTATCATGATGTTGCATTACATACACTAGTAGaaaaacgacctttgatccagttcgaaatttggctttagtcccggtatttttcgcgcccaggactagagagacctttagtcccggtttgtagcttcaaccgggactaaaggtccctgtccaatggctactgcggcaggcttttgctgcagggggcctttagtcccggttggtgctaccaactgggactaaaggttaacttttactcccggttggtacctccaactgggagtaaaagtctactcccggctagacgctccgtccgggactagaaagggacttttagtcccggttgctgtctccaaccgggactacagttcccctcctatatagcccttcttcctccccgagcccgagccacttcgagctcagtgttcttgcttcatcgccggcctctcttcttcctcatccccGATAATCACAAGATTTTCTTTGAttgctccatcgattcttcggttcttaAGGTTACcatctttatactctcatgtttcatcagtagcatatctcattttgtggactagatatatgtggtttttgatggtggaattttttttatttgtaagccatttaaactcaaaatcactttaaagtttgcatatttggatgaaggaaggttaaagtagttattcaaaactagtattcagctttcatttctagtatgcatagcacacttcatggtttagagatatagagaattttagatttttttttaattttatttgtttataaaatgataaatttatattatataaaaaatgagtatagagagtagatggcaactgcttccgggtcctcggcctctcatcgggttccaaagccaCTGAGGCcgaacctccctctcattgcatgcggcaagtgtgaggagaagattgtgatggagtaccgggtgaggaaggagtgtcccaacaagggccgtatcttctacgagtgtccggatcgcaatgtgagttattttgtcgcatttgatgattatggttaatttatacttattttcatgatgattgtgattaaagttctaatttattgttttaatttcagtgggatggcactggatgttcaggctggtactaggaggaagagtatgttgaacacgtgcaaaactctcttgcacaggcggctacgacggctgatgaggcagtgatcctacggaagaagcccatagatgttgaacaaacacatgatctatctgttttagttgggattggtcgcgaaatcctgatgctgctgaagtgcattttagctttagttttttagtggtagttgggattgtctacattgtagcgagactttcataaattaataccttgtgtggtggcatgcatgtcgtataattaactaattatgttctaggttttaatatggtatgtatgccatgtaatgcagatgagccggcattggatgtacaatgctgatcgtcgctcccaagagttcattgagggcgtgtattctttcttatgtgtggccgaggcaaacaaacgtgatggtttcatgtgctgcccatgtgccatatgtaagaatttgaaggaatatgctagctcaaggagtctttattcacacttgttgaagttgggtttcatgccaaactatatttgtttgacgaagcacggagaaactggggttgtaatggaagaaggtgaagaagaacaataggacgatgatgacattattgctgaatatggtgccttcaatgatactgtaatggggaaagctgaagaagaggtagtggtagaagatgagcccgctgatgatcttggtcaggccatttgtgacgcacaaagagaatgcgaaa
Proteins encoded in this region:
- the LOC136506065 gene encoding probable receptor-like protein kinase At5g20050, with the translated sequence MPKEFSSDEIHSMTQDFGSMIGRGGSAQVFRGNLDDGTPVAVKRVNIDRGRTVAGEEDFRRELSIIANVHHRSLVRLLGYCLQREGGLYLVYPFFENGSLDRWIFHGSDEQRRQLTWPKRLCIAVDVARALAYLHNECHWRILHLDVKPGNILLDGNLCAHVSDFGISLSITRGLTSVVDTEHLKGTFGYMAPEMLYNAVSHKSDVFSYGMTLLELVGGRRNMYPSLETPDFTRDYFPYIVREKVARGEVLGAVDAAIEPVDDEEAVKAVLKVALCCIQNQREMRPSMQTVVDMLEGRVAVELPPESRHHLL